The Sporosarcina ureae genome includes a region encoding these proteins:
- a CDS encoding nitroreductase family protein, with amino-acid sequence MSLNYEEVVEVMHARKSVRKFDPHYIMNREDITSMLEEAISAPSSSNLQPWRFLVIQDQELKKKINRFSFNQEQIETASAIIAVIGDTEMYHNIDEIYLSNLAAGNIDEEHVQIQIQNAKAAYPNAPLEARRNIATFDAGLVSMQLMLIAKAKGYDTVPMGGFDKQQFAKSFELESRYEPLVLIAVGKAASPAYGSTRLPIDSITTYM; translated from the coding sequence ATGTCATTAAATTACGAAGAAGTAGTAGAAGTTATGCATGCACGTAAGTCCGTTAGAAAATTTGATCCACACTATATAATGAATCGAGAAGATATTACGTCTATGCTAGAGGAAGCGATTTCCGCTCCTTCATCAAGCAATTTACAGCCATGGCGTTTTCTCGTTATACAAGATCAAGAGTTAAAAAAGAAAATCAATCGTTTTTCATTCAATCAAGAACAAATCGAAACGGCATCCGCTATTATCGCGGTGATTGGCGATACAGAAATGTACCACAATATTGATGAGATTTATCTTTCGAATTTGGCTGCAGGAAATATAGATGAAGAGCATGTGCAGATTCAGATTCAAAATGCGAAGGCAGCTTATCCGAATGCACCACTTGAAGCGAGACGTAATATCGCGACGTTTGATGCAGGACTCGTTTCGATGCAGTTGATGTTGATTGCAAAAGCCAAAGGGTATGATACTGTGCCGATGGGCGGTTTTGATAAGCAGCAATTTGCAAAATCGTTTGAACTTGAATCACGCTATGAGCCACTCGTGCTAATTGCGGTAGGTAAGGCCGCTTCGCCTGCTTACGGTTCTACGCGTTTACCTATTGATTCGATTACTACTTATATGTAA
- a CDS encoding rhodanese-like domain-containing protein, whose protein sequence is MKKLVWLITLVLVLTACGSTDKVNEGFPTVDLEDVEALQKEGAVVMDVREVDEYNEGHIRSAINLPLSQLQDGERAGLDQEQKYIVICRSGSRSQTASEILHKEGYDVTNVSEGMSTWRGPVE, encoded by the coding sequence ATGAAGAAATTAGTTTGGTTGATCACACTCGTTTTAGTGCTGACGGCTTGCGGATCGACAGATAAAGTGAATGAAGGATTTCCAACAGTAGATTTAGAAGATGTTGAAGCTTTACAAAAGGAAGGCGCGGTAGTGATGGATGTGCGCGAAGTAGATGAATACAATGAGGGGCATATAAGAAGTGCCATCAACCTACCATTATCTCAATTACAAGATGGTGAAAGAGCCGGATTGGATCAAGAACAGAAGTACATAGTGATTTGCCGTAGCGGAAGCCGTTCACAAACAGCAAGTGAGATTTTGCATAAAGAAGGATACGATGTGACCAATGTGTCAGAAGGTATGTCCACTTGGCGAGGTCCAGTAGAATAA
- the thiD gene encoding bifunctional hydroxymethylpyrimidine kinase/phosphomethylpyrimidine kinase → MIRRALTIAGSAARGGAGIQADLKTFQEFDVFGTTAVTAIVARNPRTGQGIFPQSWEAIEAQLVTIEEDIGIDAMKTGMLFTKEIIVNVTKWIRQSDIQHIVVDPVMIGKMGSALLKDDAMEAMQKQLIPHATVITPNMPEASYLLGGMELKSVADLKEAARRLFTFGPKFVLVKGGRLEGPAVDVLYDGVQFYLLEAPRIDTLNTNGAGCSYSAAITAGLAKGQTVPEAVIEAKKFITAGIRHSLTFKQGVGPTYHAAYGKYDETSCKVTIEQA, encoded by the coding sequence ATGATCAGGCGAGCATTAACTATCGCTGGTTCAGCCGCACGTGGAGGGGCAGGAATCCAAGCTGACTTGAAAACGTTCCAGGAATTTGACGTCTTTGGCACAACAGCGGTCACAGCGATTGTTGCTAGAAACCCACGAACTGGACAAGGTATATTCCCGCAATCTTGGGAAGCGATTGAAGCACAACTCGTGACGATAGAAGAAGATATCGGTATAGATGCAATGAAAACGGGTATGTTGTTTACAAAAGAAATTATTGTCAACGTAACGAAGTGGATTCGACAGTCCGACATTCAACATATTGTCGTTGATCCTGTAATGATCGGAAAGATGGGTTCCGCTTTGTTGAAGGACGATGCAATGGAAGCGATGCAGAAGCAATTGATCCCTCATGCCACAGTGATTACACCGAATATGCCAGAAGCTTCTTACCTATTGGGTGGTATGGAATTGAAATCTGTAGCCGATTTAAAAGAAGCTGCACGTCGTTTGTTTACATTTGGACCGAAGTTTGTATTAGTGAAAGGTGGAAGACTGGAAGGACCTGCAGTGGATGTGCTATATGACGGAGTACAGTTCTATCTTCTTGAAGCTCCAAGAATTGACACGCTGAATACAAATGGTGCAGGTTGCAGTTACTCTGCCGCCATCACAGCTGGCTTGGCAAAGGGGCAAACCGTACCAGAAGCTGTAATAGAGGCGAAGAAGTTCATCACGGCAGGCATTCGCCATTCCTTGACCTTTAAACAAGGCGTAGGACCAACCTATCACGCGGCATATGGGAAATATGACGAAACGAGTTGTAAAGTAACTATCGAGCAGGCTTGA
- a CDS encoding LolA family protein, translated as MMKIINKLLGVATVSLLAFGLGACSEDGNQYSPEQVINNAMKENEEPLSYYAEATMKMTAEADNIQLKEWRSKDGKVKVETEGATAEEQNITVNDGETITMYQASTKQAFVSDDGEMLATMAPSPKEQAQQLLKMIGDSHTISIDENEKIAGRDAYHLVAKANDKDTLFGDQELWVDKENWFVLKSISQSGDNKVEIEYTKIEFNKEFPDETFVIELPDGTDIQDLDAMSSTSEVTIEEAAQSVGKPILYFPEDKNLKIGKIEMDDIKGELNRVEINIEYVREEIPLMSLSLFKSPENTEEDMKMPGEENVEIRGIEGTVIEMEGFRNLFWVENGVNYSILLNNPDVSFEEVIEWANDMELVE; from the coding sequence ATGATGAAAATCATAAACAAATTATTAGGTGTAGCAACTGTTAGTTTACTGGCCTTTGGATTAGGGGCTTGTTCAGAAGATGGAAATCAATATTCACCTGAACAAGTTATCAATAATGCGATGAAGGAAAATGAAGAACCTTTATCGTATTATGCAGAGGCAACTATGAAGATGACAGCTGAGGCAGATAATATTCAATTGAAAGAGTGGCGCTCGAAAGACGGGAAAGTCAAAGTGGAAACAGAAGGCGCAACTGCAGAAGAACAAAATATAACAGTTAATGACGGGGAAACGATCACGATGTATCAAGCAAGTACTAAACAAGCATTTGTCAGTGATGATGGCGAAATGCTTGCAACCATGGCCCCATCCCCAAAGGAGCAAGCACAACAACTATTGAAAATGATTGGAGATTCCCATACGATCTCGATTGATGAAAATGAAAAAATTGCAGGTCGGGATGCTTATCATTTAGTAGCAAAGGCCAACGATAAAGATACGTTATTTGGTGATCAAGAACTATGGGTAGATAAAGAAAATTGGTTTGTCTTAAAATCTATATCTCAATCCGGCGACAATAAGGTGGAAATAGAATATACGAAAATTGAGTTCAATAAAGAGTTTCCAGACGAGACTTTCGTAATTGAACTTCCTGATGGGACTGACATTCAAGACTTGGATGCAATGAGTAGCACATCGGAAGTAACAATAGAAGAAGCAGCGCAAAGCGTGGGGAAACCGATCCTTTATTTTCCTGAAGATAAAAACTTAAAAATAGGAAAGATTGAAATGGATGATATAAAAGGTGAATTGAACAGAGTAGAAATTAATATCGAGTATGTAAGAGAAGAAATACCACTCATGTCTCTTTCGCTGTTTAAATCTCCAGAAAATACTGAAGAAGATATGAAAATGCCTGGAGAAGAAAATGTAGAGATTCGTGGGATCGAAGGAACGGTGATAGAGATGGAAGGGTTCCGTAATTTATTCTGGGTAGAGAATGGAGTCAATTACTCCATCTTATTGAATAATCCGGATGTATCGTTCGAAGAAGTCATTGAATGGGCAAATGATATGGAATTGGTGGAATGA
- a CDS encoding acyl-CoA carboxylase subunit beta gives MTHKPAEHAVNQSIEELKWRKEQALKSGGADKLEKQRQSGRYTARERIDLLVDKDSFMELGMLNYSDQTGIGSTSAGDGLIGGLGKINGRHAVIQAGDQTVFAGTEGTVHLRKSKSLMEYAIKRGLPMFNLNEGGGLRMPDGMGSDGISTKLFPHELLTLSREIPMITGIFGDSFGGPTWIAVSSDFVTQVKGTCLAVAGPRMLEMASGQKVSKEELGGTEVHVRQTGQVDSTAGSTEECIEQMKEFFAYMPSNSSELPPRKQTSDSPDRLADNVLSILPSLSNRVYDMKRIIEDLVDDGEYMEYKPGYGQALITVLTHMDGRAVGIIANQPNKYAGASGPEECEKATDFICLCDSYHIPLIFLHDTPGFRISTQAEKEKIPTKIMVWNQALAQSTVPKISIIIRKSIGAAYGNMCGPTMGADFVVAWPTAEINFTGPEVGINVVYGRQLEKAEDPKEKRKKLLENWAFDSSPYKAAASHYIDDVIDPRETRKFICQSLDFACVRNGGRSERRLANWPTGF, from the coding sequence GTGACGCATAAACCCGCAGAACATGCAGTGAATCAATCTATTGAAGAGTTGAAATGGAGGAAAGAGCAAGCATTAAAAAGCGGAGGAGCAGACAAGCTCGAAAAGCAACGCCAATCCGGTCGCTATACCGCAAGAGAGCGTATTGATCTGCTCGTGGATAAAGACTCGTTTATGGAACTCGGCATGCTGAACTACTCGGATCAAACGGGAATTGGGAGCACTAGTGCTGGTGACGGTTTAATTGGTGGTTTGGGAAAAATTAATGGCAGACATGCGGTTATTCAGGCAGGTGATCAAACCGTTTTCGCAGGTACGGAAGGGACTGTCCATCTCCGGAAATCAAAATCATTGATGGAATATGCTATTAAGCGTGGTCTGCCTATGTTCAACTTGAATGAAGGTGGCGGTCTCAGGATGCCTGACGGAATGGGATCGGATGGAATCAGTACTAAATTATTTCCACATGAGCTTTTAACATTAAGTCGAGAAATTCCTATGATTACGGGAATTTTTGGAGACAGTTTTGGAGGGCCGACTTGGATTGCCGTATCGTCTGATTTTGTCACACAAGTGAAAGGTACATGTCTTGCAGTAGCAGGGCCGCGCATGCTGGAAATGGCTAGCGGTCAAAAGGTATCCAAAGAAGAGTTAGGTGGGACGGAAGTACATGTCCGACAGACTGGACAAGTAGACTCCACGGCAGGCTCTACTGAAGAATGCATAGAGCAAATGAAAGAGTTCTTTGCCTACATGCCATCTAATAGCTCAGAATTACCGCCACGTAAGCAGACAAGTGATAGTCCTGACCGTTTAGCTGACAATGTTCTGTCCATTCTTCCATCGTTATCAAATCGAGTCTATGATATGAAACGTATTATCGAAGACCTTGTAGATGACGGGGAGTATATGGAATATAAACCTGGTTACGGCCAGGCGCTGATCACAGTTTTGACACATATGGACGGGCGCGCGGTCGGAATTATTGCGAATCAACCGAATAAATACGCTGGTGCGAGCGGTCCAGAAGAATGTGAAAAAGCAACGGACTTCATCTGTCTATGTGATTCTTACCATATACCGCTGATTTTTCTTCATGATACACCTGGCTTCAGAATCAGCACACAAGCTGAAAAAGAAAAAATACCAACTAAGATTATGGTGTGGAATCAAGCATTAGCGCAATCAACAGTCCCTAAAATTTCCATTATTATACGAAAAAGTATTGGGGCAGCTTATGGCAATATGTGTGGTCCGACGATGGGCGCAGATTTCGTAGTTGCTTGGCCAACTGCAGAAATCAATTTTACGGGTCCCGAAGTTGGAATTAATGTAGTGTACGGCAGGCAATTAGAAAAAGCAGAAGATCCGAAAGAAAAAAGGAAGAAGTTACTAGAGAATTGGGCGTTTGATAGTTCACCTTATAAAGCTGCAGCTAGTCATTATATAGACGATGTCATTGATCCCCGCGAGACACGCAAATTTATCTGTCAGTCATTGGATTTTGCATGTGTGAGAAACGGCGGTAGAAGTGAGCGGCGTTTAGCCAATTGGCCGACTGGATTTTAA
- a CDS encoding 3-hydroxyacyl-CoA dehydrogenase family protein has protein sequence MNSNDVKRITVIGAGQMGHQIAMLCALGGYQTTLQDINQEALQQAKNNLERLMGDWVRKGKINEPAIEKAFSLLTFTDQLEEAAKDADLVIEAIVEVLEVKQELFKKLDKMTPSHTILATNSSTIMNSLLAEVTDRPDQVCNMHFFFPPLVMDSLEVVMSEKTSEETKDIAMAVSKQIGRTAVLLRKEISGFVANRILGAIHREATYLYEEGIADFKDIDLIIRKSLGHKLGPFELIDMSGADVVYSAMQHQYQQSGDERDQPPACIKEKVDKGELGRKTKIGFYDYREVPVK, from the coding sequence ATGAATTCAAACGATGTGAAACGGATTACAGTAATTGGTGCTGGGCAGATGGGACACCAAATTGCCATGCTGTGTGCACTGGGTGGATATCAAACCACGTTGCAAGATATTAACCAAGAGGCTTTGCAACAGGCAAAGAATAACTTGGAGCGTCTGATGGGTGATTGGGTAAGAAAAGGAAAGATTAATGAGCCAGCTATAGAGAAAGCTTTTTCATTACTAACCTTTACTGATCAGTTAGAAGAAGCAGCGAAAGACGCGGATCTTGTGATAGAGGCGATTGTCGAAGTGCTGGAAGTAAAGCAGGAATTGTTTAAAAAACTAGATAAAATGACTCCATCTCATACTATACTGGCAACAAATAGTTCCACGATTATGAATTCATTGCTCGCAGAAGTGACGGACAGACCGGATCAAGTATGCAATATGCATTTCTTCTTCCCACCACTCGTAATGGATAGCCTCGAAGTAGTCATGAGTGAAAAAACTTCTGAAGAGACAAAGGATATCGCCATGGCCGTTTCAAAACAAATCGGACGTACAGCAGTACTATTGAGAAAAGAGATTTCAGGATTTGTTGCGAATCGTATACTTGGTGCAATCCACCGAGAAGCGACGTACTTGTATGAAGAAGGAATTGCTGACTTCAAAGATATCGATCTTATTATAAGAAAATCTCTTGGCCATAAACTCGGCCCTTTCGAATTAATCGATATGTCAGGAGCAGACGTCGTGTATTCGGCCATGCAACATCAATATCAGCAAAGCGGAGATGAAAGAGATCAGCCACCTGCATGCATTAAAGAAAAAGTAGATAAAGGGGAACTAGGACGGAAAACGAAAATAGGGTTTTATGATTATCGTGAAGTACCGGTGAAGTAA
- a CDS encoding AMP-binding protein, translating into MQKTERPYWPSTVPEKLTYRLGEIPLHEYVKRNAQDLSNQPAFQFYGNALSWKSLDNQVDRLAQFFIEKNFKKGDRIALYMQNCPQYIIGHYAIQRIGGIVVPLNPMFREAELIYLIQEADIKGIIAGQEIYSRIEKIAEEVPGLRCKITTNYTDYLLPEPTLPFPQEYHTPKDSFHDTYDFISVIQNTEPLKEYPAINLWEDTALLVFTSGTTGRPKGAMLTHGNALYKTAAAVAGNEMNQQEVLLSVAPLSHIAGMLMGVNIPVYNANETVLMTRFDPQATVLAIEKYRVTTWYSIAIMNGAILQIPGIENRDFSSLTKNMSTSFGIQVTEELAHKWSLVTKGCPMFEASYGLSETHTGDTFMPQENIKFGSCGIAVNETEIKIIDPATGDEMPALKEGEVILKGPGVFKGYLNRPEATEEALRDGWLHTGDFGKLDEEGYLYYLGRIKELIKCSGYSVFPDDVEALLSNHPAVSQSVAVGVPDPKRGESVKAFIVLKTDYKGKIEPQEIINWAKHNMAAYKYPREVEFIEELPTTSSGKILRRLLKEGGGQGDA; encoded by the coding sequence ATGCAAAAAACAGAGCGACCGTATTGGCCATCCACAGTACCCGAAAAATTAACTTATCGTCTCGGTGAAATCCCCCTGCATGAATATGTAAAACGAAATGCGCAAGATCTATCAAATCAGCCTGCATTCCAATTTTACGGCAATGCGTTAAGTTGGAAAAGTCTAGATAATCAAGTTGATAGACTGGCGCAATTCTTTATTGAGAAGAACTTCAAAAAAGGAGACAGAATCGCACTGTATATGCAGAATTGCCCCCAATATATTATTGGACATTATGCAATTCAACGCATAGGTGGCATTGTAGTTCCATTGAATCCGATGTTTCGCGAAGCAGAGTTGATCTATCTCATTCAAGAAGCGGATATTAAAGGCATTATTGCCGGTCAGGAAATCTATAGCCGTATCGAAAAGATTGCGGAAGAAGTTCCGGGTCTTCGTTGTAAAATCACAACCAATTATACAGATTACTTGCTACCCGAGCCTACTCTTCCATTTCCACAAGAATATCATACACCGAAAGATTCATTTCATGATACCTATGACTTTATTTCAGTCATACAGAATACCGAGCCACTGAAAGAATATCCTGCTATTAATTTGTGGGAAGACACGGCACTGCTAGTGTTCACTTCGGGGACGACAGGAAGACCAAAAGGAGCCATGTTGACGCATGGAAATGCTTTATATAAAACAGCGGCTGCAGTTGCAGGCAATGAAATGAATCAACAGGAAGTATTGCTGTCGGTTGCTCCGCTAAGCCATATTGCCGGTATGCTGATGGGCGTGAATATCCCTGTCTATAATGCTAATGAAACAGTCTTGATGACAAGGTTCGATCCACAAGCTACGGTTCTAGCGATTGAAAAGTACAGAGTGACAACTTGGTACAGTATAGCCATCATGAATGGGGCTATTCTACAAATACCCGGTATAGAAAACCGTGACTTCTCTTCCTTGACAAAGAACATGTCCACTAGTTTTGGAATTCAAGTAACAGAGGAATTAGCGCATAAGTGGAGCTTGGTGACAAAGGGATGTCCGATGTTCGAAGCCTCCTATGGGCTGAGTGAGACACATACAGGCGATACATTTATGCCGCAGGAGAATATAAAATTTGGAAGCTGTGGAATCGCTGTAAATGAAACAGAAATTAAAATCATCGATCCAGCAACTGGAGACGAAATGCCAGCCTTAAAAGAAGGAGAAGTCATCTTAAAAGGTCCTGGCGTATTTAAAGGGTATCTGAACAGACCGGAAGCGACTGAGGAAGCTTTACGGGACGGTTGGCTACACACTGGTGACTTTGGAAAATTGGATGAAGAAGGGTATTTATATTATCTCGGACGTATTAAAGAGCTGATAAAGTGTTCGGGATATAGTGTATTCCCTGATGATGTGGAGGCTTTGCTCAGTAATCATCCGGCTGTTTCTCAGTCAGTTGCGGTCGGTGTGCCGGATCCCAAAAGAGGAGAGAGCGTTAAAGCGTTCATTGTATTGAAAACAGATTACAAAGGTAAAATCGAACCACAAGAAATAATAAACTGGGCGAAACACAATATGGCGGCTTATAAATATCCTCGTGAAGTAGAATTCATTGAGGAGTTACCTACAACGAGCTCAGGGAAAATTCTGAGAAGGCTGTTGAAAGAAGGCGGTGGTCAAGGTGACGCATAA
- a CDS encoding dihydrolipoyl dehydrogenase family protein, whose product MVKEYDLLVIGTGNAGAITATKCRKEGWSVAIIDDRPFGGTCSQRGCDPKKVLVGAGELIDWNKRMHGKGIEEDSKINWPELMEFKRTFTQSIPEDTEEKFEKLGIDIYHGKALFQSETELKVCSDILKGKHIVIATGAEPIKLNIEGEEYLTLSDDFMELETLPKKIVFIGGGFISFEFAHLAARAGSEVHILHRSESALKPFDQDLVKLLIKRTEEVGVHVHLNTPVNGIEKCGNSFVVKGEQDDRQVEWKADLVVHGAGRAPALDIDLEKGNVQRDKQGVCVNEYMQSVSNPHVYAAGDAASSDAPPLTPVATTESHVVASNLLKGNNKTADYPVIPSVVYTVPALASVGMSEHEAKESGLKIFVKSQDMTEWFTYKRTNERGAAFKVIIDQEKDVVLGAHFLGGGADELINLFAMAIRFEIPVAELKQMPFAYPTIASDISYML is encoded by the coding sequence ATGGTCAAAGAGTACGATTTGCTTGTAATTGGAACAGGTAATGCAGGTGCCATTACCGCGACAAAATGTAGAAAAGAAGGATGGAGCGTCGCAATAATCGATGACCGGCCGTTTGGCGGTACTTGTTCTCAGCGAGGTTGCGATCCGAAGAAAGTCCTGGTGGGAGCTGGTGAACTGATTGATTGGAATAAACGTATGCATGGAAAAGGAATTGAAGAAGACAGCAAAATCAATTGGCCTGAGTTAATGGAATTCAAACGGACATTTACTCAGTCGATTCCTGAAGATACGGAAGAAAAATTTGAGAAATTAGGAATTGATATCTATCACGGTAAGGCGCTTTTCCAAAGTGAAACAGAATTGAAAGTATGCTCGGATATATTAAAAGGAAAACATATTGTAATTGCCACAGGTGCAGAACCGATCAAATTGAATATTGAAGGGGAAGAATATTTGACGTTGAGCGATGACTTCATGGAACTGGAGACACTACCTAAAAAGATCGTCTTTATAGGTGGCGGGTTCATTTCATTTGAATTTGCGCATCTTGCTGCACGGGCAGGCTCAGAAGTGCATATTTTGCATAGAAGTGAAAGCGCTTTGAAGCCTTTTGATCAAGATTTAGTAAAATTGCTCATAAAACGTACCGAAGAAGTTGGTGTTCATGTGCATTTGAACACACCCGTCAATGGAATTGAGAAATGCGGCAATTCATTTGTGGTCAAAGGAGAACAGGATGATCGTCAAGTAGAATGGAAAGCGGATCTCGTTGTACATGGGGCAGGACGCGCACCGGCATTGGATATTGATCTGGAAAAAGGAAATGTGCAGCGTGATAAGCAAGGTGTTTGTGTTAATGAATACATGCAAAGCGTTAGTAATCCACATGTATATGCGGCTGGAGATGCCGCTTCAAGTGATGCGCCTCCATTGACACCTGTCGCAACAACTGAATCACATGTTGTCGCTTCGAATTTGCTAAAAGGAAATAACAAAACGGCTGATTATCCCGTTATTCCATCTGTTGTCTACACCGTTCCTGCATTAGCTTCTGTCGGAATGAGCGAACATGAGGCAAAAGAATCCGGTTTAAAAATATTTGTAAAATCACAAGATATGACCGAGTGGTTCACATATAAACGGACGAATGAACGAGGGGCGGCATTTAAAGTCATTATCGACCAGGAAAAAGACGTCGTACTCGGTGCCCATTTCTTAGGTGGAGGAGCCGATGAACTAATCAACCTCTTTGCGATGGCTATTCGTTTTGAAATTCCTGTTGCCGAATTGAAACAGATGCCATTCGCGTATCCAACGATCGCTTCTGATATTTCCTATATGCTGTAA
- a CDS encoding cupin domain-containing protein — protein MISNNPHYAADLNTSPFFKKDEKNFIDILSVKQLNTLDHLSMLDIFLGQDHIIEPHYHPNASELTYCVAGSATISIMNIDTKTFQHYKITAGQVVNIPQGWWHYQIAHTDDTHLQGIFNANTPEVVLGSDILTATPTDVFAYSYGINEPQWAAAVKDISPSQLIGPPTE, from the coding sequence ATGATTTCAAATAATCCTCATTACGCAGCGGATTTGAATACTAGTCCCTTTTTCAAGAAAGACGAAAAGAATTTTATTGATATTTTAAGTGTCAAACAACTTAACACATTGGATCATTTGTCGATGTTGGATATTTTCCTCGGTCAAGATCATATCATTGAACCACATTACCACCCAAATGCTTCGGAGCTCACCTATTGTGTTGCAGGCTCTGCTACTATATCTATCATGAATATCGACACAAAAACTTTCCAACATTATAAGATTACGGCGGGTCAAGTGGTTAATATCCCACAAGGATGGTGGCATTACCAAATCGCACATACCGACGATACACATCTGCAAGGTATATTTAATGCAAATACACCAGAAGTTGTCTTAGGTTCCGATATTCTAACCGCCACACCTACTGATGTTTTTGCTTACTCTTATGGAATAAATGAACCACAATGGGCTGCCGCAGTGAAAGATATTTCTCCTTCGCAATTAATAGGACCACCGACAGAATAA
- a CDS encoding sensor histidine kinase yields the protein MKLKTWLLLSYLLVMILPLLFAYFLFAWINDYNEGQKVKEFFSTTIEMKKIQRVLNDPLLFQPGASHDEIEQLVDEKLSIQLLNQNGLVLYSSNSVQTVAVPVNRETLYGDLFSLQQEFRSHRYKAPVFDHNKLIGFYQIDVARDGWVQAVSKRTTWIIAVFIALFIVLYVVVVLFVNRKVNRRLTDLQHDMTTFSKGNPVMERNIVIQDEIGQLQAHFYAMQKSITEARNRIEKEQQEREYMIAAISHDLKTPLTSIRAYAESLELNEQLTKEQESEYRQVIIEKSNFMKQMLDDLLTFTLLQSPAYEMNRTEVDGSEFFEMLVSDYEPLCQAKCIQLHSTANVTGEYKVNPKQLMRVIDNLMTNAIHHTEIEGEIWIAALSEGEIDWLYDFVQAAYSFDFVNNAYIIVQNEGHGVAESQIQSIFKPLYQADEARRKYSTHGTGLGLSISKQLVEKHNGDIQFFSKESIGTCVICCLPRL from the coding sequence ATGAAACTAAAAACATGGCTATTGTTATCTTATTTACTCGTCATGATTTTACCGCTTCTTTTCGCATATTTTTTATTTGCCTGGATCAATGACTACAACGAAGGTCAGAAAGTGAAAGAGTTTTTTTCTACGACTATTGAAATGAAAAAGATTCAACGTGTCTTGAATGATCCTTTATTGTTTCAGCCAGGTGCATCGCACGATGAAATTGAACAATTAGTAGACGAAAAATTATCAATACAACTCTTGAATCAAAATGGTTTAGTGCTCTATTCATCCAATTCTGTGCAGACTGTAGCGGTTCCGGTTAATCGTGAAACACTGTATGGTGATCTATTTTCCTTACAACAGGAATTTCGGTCACATCGTTATAAAGCACCTGTATTCGATCATAATAAATTGATAGGGTTTTATCAAATTGACGTGGCACGTGATGGCTGGGTGCAAGCGGTTTCCAAGAGAACCACATGGATCATCGCCGTATTCATAGCGTTATTCATTGTGCTATATGTCGTAGTCGTGCTTTTCGTTAACCGTAAAGTGAACCGTAGATTAACAGACTTGCAACATGACATGACAACTTTCTCAAAAGGAAATCCAGTAATGGAGAGAAATATCGTCATTCAAGATGAGATCGGGCAATTGCAGGCACATTTCTACGCTATGCAAAAAAGTATCACAGAAGCAAGAAACCGTATAGAAAAAGAACAACAGGAAAGAGAATACATGATTGCTGCCATTTCACATGACTTGAAAACACCTTTAACATCTATTCGTGCGTATGCGGAATCACTTGAACTCAATGAGCAACTGACAAAAGAGCAAGAGAGCGAGTATCGCCAAGTGATTATCGAGAAATCCAATTTCATGAAACAGATGCTCGATGATTTGCTTACGTTTACATTATTACAGTCACCTGCCTATGAAATGAACAGAACTGAAGTGGATGGGAGTGAGTTCTTTGAAATGCTTGTTTCTGACTATGAACCATTATGCCAAGCGAAGTGTATCCAACTCCACTCCACTGCAAATGTTACAGGGGAATATAAAGTGAATCCAAAGCAGTTAATGCGAGTAATAGATAATCTGATGACCAATGCAATCCATCATACTGAAATAGAAGGGGAAATTTGGATCGCAGCTCTATCAGAAGGCGAAATTGACTGGCTATATGACTTTGTTCAAGCCGCTTATTCATTCGACTTTGTTAACAATGCTTATATCATCGTACAAAATGAAGGACATGGGGTAGCAGAAAGTCAGATTCAATCTATTTTCAAACCGCTTTATCAGGCAGATGAGGCTAGGCGTAAATATTCCACACACGGTACAGGGTTAGGGCTAAGTATTTCAAAGCAATTAGTGGAGAAACACAACGGAGATATTCAATTCTTTTCAAAAGAATCGATAGGTACATGTGTAATATGTTGTTTGCCAAGATTATAA